A region of the Levilactobacillus yonginensis genome:
TTTGGCAGACCGGTCTTTTGTTGAAGTGAAGCAAACTTAAACATTAAGATTATTTTTGGCTCGTGACAATAATCATTTTGTATACCCAAGTAATTAATTGAGTGTTGCAAGTCGCAAAGTTTCTCACCATTAAAAAAGCTTAGATATATTTAGATACAAATTTTTTGACGTTTTGAATATGTGATAATTAAAGTGTTTAAATGGCACAAACTAGGTCACAACTTAACAGTTGTGGCCTCTTTTTTGACACTGTATAATTAAAGGGTTAGAACCGTGTCATTACTTAATGACATAAGTAAGGAGATAAAAAGATGAAATATGGCTATGCGCGGGTCAGTACCACTGATCAAAAATTAGCAAATCAAATTGAGTTACTAAAATTGGCAGGAGCAGAAAAAATCTTTCAGGAAAAGTTTACCGGCACAACTACTGAACGACCGGAGTTTCAAAAACTGTTGCGCGCTCTAAAAACAGGTGATACTTTGATTGTCACTAAGCTGGATCGGTTTGCGCGGAACACGCGCGAGGCATTAGCCATTATCCAAGAGTTGTTTAAAGAAAATGTCAAAGTTAACATTTTGAATATGGGCTTAATTGACAATACGCCGACTGGCCAAT
Encoded here:
- a CDS encoding recombinase family protein, translating into MKYGYARVSTTDQKLANQIELLKLAGAEKIFQEKFTGTTTERPEFQKLLRALKTGDTLIVTKLDRFARNTREALAIIQELFKENVKVNILNMGLIDNTPTGQLVFTIFSAFAQFERDMIVTRTQEGKVYAKQHDPLFREGRPKTYSEEQIRFAYELRKQGMTYKMIERKTGISKRTQQRRFKLVKNNIF